In Stieleria varia, one genomic interval encodes:
- a CDS encoding sigma-70 family RNA polymerase sigma factor gives MNSTKTDQLLHSIAGGDKRALETLLAEHRDYLRRLLEARMEPGLRQRMDPSDIIQETLLVASRRIDDYIERRPTSFRLWLRRKTLERLVDARRKHLADKRAINRESPLNDASSMAIAKYLHSERASAIAMRRELVDQVRDAMLKLSESDREILILRNAEHLSNSEVAEILEIEPKTASKRYGRAILKLGEQLSQMGVSRG, from the coding sequence ATGAACTCGACGAAAACCGACCAACTGCTCCACAGCATTGCTGGGGGCGACAAGCGGGCACTCGAAACGCTGCTGGCCGAGCATCGCGACTATTTGCGACGCTTGCTTGAAGCGCGCATGGAGCCTGGATTGCGTCAACGCATGGATCCTTCGGACATCATTCAGGAGACGTTACTGGTGGCTAGCCGCAGAATCGACGACTACATCGAACGTCGCCCAACGAGCTTCCGTCTTTGGCTACGCCGCAAGACATTGGAACGGCTAGTCGACGCAAGGCGAAAGCACTTGGCCGACAAACGAGCGATCAACCGAGAATCGCCGCTCAACGATGCCTCTTCGATGGCGATCGCAAAATACCTGCACTCGGAACGAGCGAGCGCGATTGCGATGCGGCGAGAGCTAGTCGACCAAGTCCGTGATGCGATGTTGAAGCTCTCGGAGTCGGATCGCGAAATCCTGATTTTGCGAAACGCCGAACACCTCAGTAACTCCGAGGTCGCCGAAATCTTAGAGATCGAACCAAAAACTGCCAGCAAACGTTATGGCCGAGCGATCTTGAAACTCGGCGAGCAGCTTTCCCAGATGGGAGTATCACGCGGATGA